A window of the Hordeum vulgare subsp. vulgare chromosome 5H, MorexV3_pseudomolecules_assembly, whole genome shotgun sequence genome harbors these coding sequences:
- the LOC123396296 gene encoding uncharacterized protein LOC123396296: MPKVGRRRTRGNPEKEREAKKRSLPEVASPGAPHGRASAMFAAFEGGDAPQTEDRVYDVVEFVTEESPGPPIPLIHEPYIPDELASHPGIHHAFELAEAKYNAEEDQRYALFTMARGPPHSCLFNERRLLPVRENAKNAVLLASGSVVRLSSSLGRVPLNKCCGLWFQQDEEKKTAIVLTSAHLVRKQDPSMMDQWTGKYHRDARVVVHLLDGTTARGSLLYLQEHYEIALYEVTMHKPIELPTFNDTVHSGQDVFRLGRDDESLDLKITHGRVEYKIPVRHERCHYLYFSSDESRHRMLHDDGGPIIDLEGKVVGLVNNHINETFVPSCILHKCLDFLSFKCMPRLHLGMTFTTIKLLDPVCIERMKRKHNIESGLIVQQVSKGSHAEKLGIRKGDVIEGFHGKYVSTTIELENMLVDLCWDHFDQRNKLYAAKDVSVLIFNAAKLCRRTRNLTVVVSDCGEDIIEGTYPITIEE, translated from the exons ATGCCGAAGGTCGGCAGGCGGCGCACGAGGGGGAAtccggagaaggagagggaggccaagaAGAGAAGCCTGCCAGAGGTGGCCTCTCCCGGCGCACCGCATGGCCGGGCTTCAGCCATGTTTGCCGCCTTTGAGGGGGGCGATGCCCCTCAAACCGAAG ATCGTGTCTACGATGTGGTTGAGTTCGTGACGGAGGAATCCCCGGGTCCACCCATTCCTCTGATCCATGAACCCTACATCCCGGACGAGCTAGCTTCCCACCCGGGCATACACCACGCTTTCGAGCTTGCCGAAGCTAAATACAATGCAGAAGAAG ACCAGCGGTATGCTCTATTCACGATGGCTCGCGGCCCTCCACACTCGTGTCTGTTCAATGAGCGTCGGCTTCTTCCAGTCCGTGAAAATGCAAAGAACGCCGTGCTTCTTGCCTCCGGATCTGTTGTCAGGCTCTCCTCTTCTCTCG GCCGTGTGCCACTGAATAAGTGCTGTGGGTTGTGGTTCCAACAGGATGAAGAGAAGAAAACTGCCATTGTTTTGACGTCCGCACATCTGGTCCGCAAACAGGATCCCTCCATGATGGACCAGTGGACAGGAAAATATCACCGTGATGCTCGG GTCGTTGTTCACTTGCTTGATGGCACAACTGCAAGGGGCAGTCTCCTGTACCTCCAGGAGCATTATGAAATTGCTCTTTATGAGGTTACAATGCACAAACCTATTGAGTTGCCCACTTTTAATGACACGGTGCATTCGGGTCAAGATGTTTTCAGACTTGGAAGAGATGATGAAAGTTTGGATTTGAAGATAACTCATGGTAGGGTGGAATACAAAATCCCAGTCcgacatgagagatgccactacctGTATTTTTCCTCTGATGAATCTCGTCACCGTATG TTGCATGATGATGGAGGGCCTATCATTGATTTAGAAGGGAAGGTTGTGGGACTGGTTAACAATCATATAAATGAGACTTTTGTGCCTTCCTGCATATTGCACAAATGTTTGGATTTCTTGAGTTTCAA GTGCATGCCTCGACTGCATCTTGGAATGACCTTTACTACCATCAAGCTTTTAGACCCTGTTTGTATCGAGAGGATGAAGCGTAAGCATAACATTGAGTCCGGTCTCATTGTTCAACAG GTGTCAAAAGGATCGCATGCCGAGAAACTGGGAATCCGCAAAGGTGATGttattgaaggttttcatggaaaaTACGTTTCTACGACAATTGAG TTGGAGAACATGTTGGTTGACTTATGCTGGGATCATTTTGATCAGAGGAATAAATTATATGCAGCAAAAGACGTTTCG GTTCTAATATTTAATGCTGCCAAACTTTGCCGAAGAACTAGAAATTTGACTGTAGTTGTATCAGATTGTGGAGAGGATATTATAGAAG GCACTTATCCTATCACCATTGAAGAATAA